A stretch of Saccharothrix texasensis DNA encodes these proteins:
- a CDS encoding lysozyme, protein MPARSHRWPSRTTASAVVLLCLAALHVPATGAEPEVEGSADHAAGSQIAKHEGAHPVDASELVLPGPAVPGMDVSSHQGDVDWPHWWAQGMRFAYVKATEGTGYVNPEYGRQYGGSREVGMVRGAYHFALPDKSDGAAQANYFVDHGGGWAADGATLPGAVDVEYNPYGEDKCYGLAPEAMVAWIRQFSETYQLRTGRWPMIYTSTTWWDLCTGSLGDFTGTNPLWVARYADSVGPLPHRWSAHAIWQHTSTPIDQNLFNGTMDDLVALARG, encoded by the coding sequence ATGCCGGCGCGATCACACAGGTGGCCGTCCCGCACGACCGCGTCGGCGGTGGTGCTCCTCTGCCTCGCCGCCCTGCACGTGCCGGCGACCGGGGCCGAACCCGAGGTGGAGGGCTCCGCCGACCACGCGGCGGGCTCGCAGATCGCCAAGCACGAGGGCGCGCACCCGGTCGACGCGTCCGAGCTCGTGCTCCCCGGCCCCGCGGTCCCCGGCATGGACGTGAGCAGCCACCAAGGTGACGTCGACTGGCCGCACTGGTGGGCGCAGGGGATGCGGTTCGCCTACGTGAAGGCCACCGAGGGCACCGGTTACGTCAACCCGGAGTACGGCCGGCAGTACGGCGGCTCGCGCGAGGTGGGCATGGTGCGCGGCGCGTACCACTTCGCGCTGCCCGACAAGTCCGACGGCGCGGCGCAGGCGAACTACTTCGTGGACCACGGCGGCGGTTGGGCCGCCGACGGCGCCACGCTGCCCGGCGCGGTGGACGTCGAGTACAACCCGTACGGCGAGGACAAGTGCTACGGGCTCGCGCCCGAGGCGATGGTGGCCTGGATCCGGCAGTTCAGCGAGACCTACCAGCTGCGCACCGGCCGCTGGCCGATGATCTACACGTCCACCACCTGGTGGGACCTGTGCACGGGCAGCCTCGGCGACTTCACCGGGACGAACCCGCTGTGGGTGGCCCGCTACGCCGACAGCGTCGGCCCGCTGCCGCACCGCTGGTCGGCGCACGCGATCTGGCAGCACACGTCGACCCCGATCGACCAGAACCTGTTCAACGGCACCATGGACGACCTCGTGGCGCTGGCCCGGGGCTGA